The stretch of DNA GTATTCACCGAACGGACTAAGTTTTGGACTTCTTCCAGAACTAAGGCAATAAATCGTAAGGAGAGGGTGAGAGTTAGAGTAATTTCGGTCACCGGTACTCCCCAACGCTTTAGAGGAGCCATCCAAGCTTCAATGGCTGCAGTGACTTCTTCCGGAGCAGTCGTGAGTAAAAATAGGGCAGTACTGTAGATGATAGTAAAGAGCAGGCAAGCTAATCGCAATCCTAAATCGAGCGATCGCCGCGTGATAGCCAAGGTTTTGAATTTCAGATCGAGAGTAACCAGAGTATATCGATAGGAGGTGGGTTGGGGTAAGTTCGTGTCGAGAAGAGGTAAGCGAGGTTGATGAGTTACTGCCAGTCCATCTGGAGCGATGAGAGCGATGAGCACGATTAATAATCCCATGACTAACAACCATCCCAGTTGCTGTTTGAGGACTCGGAATGGAATGGATGTGGTGAGGGTAATGGCGATAAGCAGAGCAACCATCAGCAGGCGAAATGGGGTGGTGGCTAAAACAGGAATCATGAGAAAACTGATTAACCCGATCAGTTTTATTCTGGGATCGAGTTGATGCAACCAGGTGACTGGGTTTTCCAGATAAAGGCCGATGGGAAGCGATCGCAATAAGTCCATGCTTTAAGCCAAGGAATATAGATGAAGGGATTACCGCAATAATATAGCCTAGTGAGCTTTTCAGCAGCGAACGGCAGGAAT from Roseofilum casamattae BLCC-M143 encodes:
- a CDS encoding energy-coupling factor transporter transmembrane component T family protein; translated protein: MDLLRSLPIGLYLENPVTWLHQLDPRIKLIGLISFLMIPVLATTPFRLLMVALLIAITLTTSIPFRVLKQQLGWLLVMGLLIVLIALIAPDGLAVTHQPRLPLLDTNLPQPTSYRYTLVTLDLKFKTLAITRRSLDLGLRLACLLFTIIYSTALFLLTTAPEEVTAAIEAWMAPLKRWGVPVTEITLTLTLSLRFIALVLEEVQNLVRSVNTRGINWKKLGLKRSARVWLTVVERLLKNLLLRAEQIASAMEVRGFTHPNRHHVEWYQFRWRVGDTLAAIALLGLWIVRIAWGQMS